CGCCATCCTTTTCTGCCACGCAATACCCCCGGGCAAGCACGGCAAGCGGGCTCCGGCTTTCAAGAGCCGTTTTTGACTCTGCGAGGAGCAGGCGTTCGCGTTCGATCCGTGTCATACATGCCCGTTCGAGCCGGTCTGCAAGATCCGCAGTAGTGGTTTTCCGCTCCTCGATTTTCTGTAAAAAACGGCGGGGGCGCAGCCGGTCCCGCATGCCAATGAGTTCCTCCCGTGCCCATGCGATCCGCCCCTGCAGGGTTGCGGCCAGTAGCAATTTTAGTTCGTGAACCTGGAGGAGAAGTACTGCCCGGTCGGGTACCACAAGTTCGGCTGCTGCCGATGGGGTGGGTGCCCGCAGGTCGGCGGCGAGATCGGCTAACGTCACATCCACTTCATGGCCGATTGCGCTGACAACGGGAACCGGGCAGGCAGCGATGGCCCGCACGACATCCGGATGGTTGAAGGGGAACAAATCTTCAAAGCTGCCGCCCCCCCGGGCAACAATGATGACATCCACGCAGGTCCCGAGGCGACGGATTGCCTGTGCAATCTCGCGATGGGCAACTTCTCCCTGCACTGCAGTAGGCGAGATGATGATCTCTACTGGGTAGCGACGGGTAATAACCGTCCGGATATCATGGATGACTGCTCCCGTTTCGGAGGTGA
The sequence above is drawn from the Methanomicrobiales archaeon HGW-Methanomicrobiales-1 genome and encodes:
- the xseA gene encoding exodeoxyribonuclease VII large subunit; the protein is MDWFNKPDESPGGKTAPLQVSELSAIIENLLDDARLQGVWVKGEVTNYTHHARGHRYFSLSEKGGGGTAAVIKCVMWRSDAERLAFTPAEGMEVLVSGTVRLYAPHGSYQLQVKEMKKAGLGEKYLLVEQWKKELAAEGCFASEKKRPLPAFPEKVGVVTSETGAVIHDIRTVITRRYPVEIIISPTAVQGEVAHREIAQAIRRLGTCVDVIIVARGGGSFEDLFPFNHPDVVRAIAACPVPVVSAIGHEVDVTLADLAADLRAPTPSAAAELVVPDRAVLLLQVHELKLLLAATLQGRIAWAREELIGMRDRLRPRRFLQKIEERKTTTADLADRLERACMTRIERERLLLAESKTALESRSPLAVLARGYCVAEKDGVIVKSAGAIVKDDRMKIRFYDGNTNVIVERVDHERNL